The nucleotide window CATCCTATCAGAAGGTGAAAATATCCTGCTCTCCGAAGACCCCGAATCACCAGGTGTCTATCACGGGCCTGCAGAGACGATTATCGCTCCCGAGACGGAATACTCGCTCCGCGTGAATTACAAGGAGACGGCTATCAGCGCCACTACCATCACTCCCCCTTCCCTCGAATCCGTGCAGACTTCCAAGGATTTCTTGGAAGTGGATATACAAGGAGATCTTGTTTTCCTCTCTTGGGATGACCTCAATGAGGATATCAGCTTCAATCAATTCTTCTATGTCATCGAATTGGTGCCGGAAGAAGACGATCCCGAAGCCATCATGCGATTCTCTGGCGGTGGGATGACCAGCACCGTAGTGAGCTATCAGGCCGAGGCCACATTATCCATCGATGATTTCCTCTATTATGGGTCGCATCTGATCAAAGTCTATGCGATAGACAAACAATACGAGCACCTATTTGCTCCTCAAGACGATATCACCGTGGACGGGCCTACCAATATCCAAGGCGGATATGGCTATTTCCTAGGCGTGAGCGCTGTTCAGACCTCATTCGAGATCCGCTGAAATTTTTTCTTCCATGAAGTAGGGTGAACTCCTGCCTACCTGTATTCTTTATGAATCACAGGGAAATTACCGTGTCGGAAGATTTGAATAAGAGAGTAGACGAGGCCTTGGCCGATTGGCGGGCACCTTTCGCTGATAAAGCCCATTCGTGGGAGCGCATCCAGATGCGTATCGCAGCGCAGGATCATCCGGTCGTTCACACGAGGAGTAGAAGATTCCGCTATGCCGCTGTGGCCATCGGTCTGGTACTCATAGCCTCTGTGCTCTTCCTATTCCAGAACGGAGACTCCATGTACAGCACCCAGATGGCCGAAATCCAGGTGCTCACCCTTCCCGATGGAAGCGAAGTGACCCTCAATGCCGCAACAGAACTGCGCTTCGATGAAGCGGACTTTCTAGAAGAACGTACCCTGGAGTTGGACGGTGAGGCATTTTTCCAAGTGGAAAAGGGATCGCGATTCAGCGTGGTCACCGATCAAGGGACCATCTCCGTACTGGGTACTTCTTTCAATGTATGTGACCGAGGTGATTTCTTGGAGGTCATCTGCAGTACCGGTAAGGTACGGGTGGATGATGGCAGGCAAAGCTTTGTGCTCACTCCCGGGCAATCGGTCGATAATCTGGCCGGTCGATTGACCCAAGGTACAGCCGATACAGATGCCGCTCCATGGATACGTGGTGTCTTCCGATTCGAAGACCGCCCATTGGGTCATGTCATGGAGGAAATGGAACGGCAGTTCGGGGTGACCATCACCACCGAGGATGTAGGAGAACGATTTTTTACCGGAGAATTCGAGAGTGCTGATCTGGAAAGTGCGTTGACAGTGATCTGTCGGCCACTCGGATTGGACTATACGATCTCCGACAATGGACAGATCAGAGTTACGAATAGATAAATAGGCATATGGATACACAGATACACGTACAAGATGATTTTTTGAACCTCTATGGATTCACGCCCTTATGGGATTCGTACTATGAGAAATCCCAGAATGTGAAATTCAAGAACAAGTGGGATAAAGTGAAGGATGGTTGGAGACCGCGAAAACGCAGCGGTGTCTGAAACAAAATTGTCTTCTAGACGTTAAAGATTTTTCATCTGTTAGGTTGACTAATCAGTCACATGTTTTGGTTAAAGAAGGCCTGGATCTCGTATCCGGGCCTTTCTTTTTTTGCCTCAACTGAGCACTTCTTCTCCTTGGAATTCCCTGAGACGGGCCAGACAGTCGTAGATGGATTCCACTTCCTTGATGGAGAGCCTGAGGGTATCGTTCTTCTCGTACATCTTCACGCCCGGCATACCGCGCTGTATCGCTCTGAGAATGGCAGTGAACTGCTGGGATTGGTAATAGAGGTGCTCCTGATCCTTGATGAAATGTCCGATCATCTTCTCGCCCCGGAGTATGATCTTCTCGAATCCCAGATTGCGTGCCAGCCATTTCAATCGCAAAGAATCGAGCAATTCTCGGGTAGGGGCAGGTGGCTGACCGAATCGGTCGATCAGTCGGGCACTGAACTTCTCGAGCGCCTCCTCATTGGGTAGGTTCTCCAACTCGCGATACAGCCGCAATCGCTCCGATGTACCTTGTACATAGTCATCTGGGAGGAGGATCTCCAGATCGGTCTCTATCTGTACATCGGCCACGTATTCCTTCTTGGCTGCCAATTCTTCTTCGAAGAGGTCTTTGAACTCCTTCTCCTTAAGCTCTTCGATGGCCTCGTTGAGGATCTTCTGGTAAGTCTCGAATCCGATATCGCTGATGAATCCACTCTGCTCGGCCCCCAGTAGATCACCTGCCCCGCGTATATCCAGGTCCCGCATCGCGATATTCATCCCGCTGCCCAGCTCACTGAACTGCTCCACGGCCTGTAGTCGTTTGCGTGCATCGGTGCTCACCATATGCATGGGTGGGGTGATCAGGTAGCAATAGGCCCGTTTGTTACTTCTACCTACCCGACCTCTGAGCTGGTGCAGGTCGCTCAGACCGAAATTCTGTGCATGATTGATGATCATGGTATTCGCATTCGGGATGTCTATTCCTGACTCGATTATGGTAGTGGATACCAGTACATCGAATTCCCCATCGATGAAGTCGAGCATGACCTTCTCCAGCGATTTCCCGTCCATCTGACCATGCCCTATGCGTACTCTAGCATCGGGACATACGCGGGTGATCATGCCGGCCACCTCCTTGATATTGTCGATGCGGTTATGCACGAAGAAGACCTGTCCTCCGCGCTGTATTTCTGTGCTGATGGCGTTGCGTATGAGGGTCTCACTGAATGAGATCAGGCGTGTCTCTACGGGATATCTATTGGGCGGTGGTGTATTGATGATACTTAGGTCCCGGGCTCCCATGAGCGAGAACTGCAGAGTCCGTGGAATGGGCGTGGCGGTGAGGGTAAGGGTGTCGACCTCGGCACGTAAGGTCTTCAATTTATCCTTGGCCCCTACACCGAATTTCTGCTCCTCATCCACGATGATCAGTCCCAGGTCATGGAACTTCACATTCTTCGAAAGCAACTTGTGCGTACCGATGATGATATCCACCTCTCCCGATTCAAGTGCTTTGAGTACGTGTGTCTGCTCTTTGGTGGTCTTGAATCGATTGAGATAGGCCACCTTGGCCGGAAACTCCCGCAGACGTGCACTGAAACTCTGATAATGCTGGAAACTGAGTACGGTCGTGGGCACGAGCACCGCCACCTGCTTATTATCGGCCACCGCCTTGAATGCCGCACGGATGGCGATCTCCGTCTTACCGAATCCCACATCACCACATACCAGCCTATCCATGGGCATCTCCCGCTCCATGTCCTCTTTGACCGATTTGGTGGCGGCCTCCTGATCGGGCGTGTCCTCGTAGATGAATGAGGCTTCTAACTCGGTCTGCAGATAGGTGTCGGGTGAGAATGCGAAACCTTTCTTGGCCTTCCGTTCTGCATAGAGCTTGATCAGGTCGAAAGCGAGTTTCTTGACCCGATTCTTGGCCTTGGCCTTCTTGGTCGCCCAGGCCGAGCTGCCCAATTTGTTGAGCTTAGGCTGTGTGCCCTCCTTACCGGTGTACTTGGCGATGCGGTGAAGCGAGTGAATGCTCACATAGAGGATGTCGTTGTCCCGATACAGGATGCGGATGGCCTCTTGGGTCTTGCCCTGCACATCGATCTTCTCCAGACCGGAGAATTTTCCCACTCCATGGTCGATATGAGTGATGAAGTCGCCCGGTTGCAATTCCATCAACTCGCGCAGGGTCAGCGCTTCTTTGGTCCGCTTGAAGCCTTCTTTGAGTCGGAATCGGTTGTATCGCTCGAATATCTGATGGTCTGTATAGGCCACCAGCTTATGGTCGTGATCTATGAAGCCTTCTTTGAGGCCTAGCACGATGGGTTGCATCTCCACCGCGGCATCTATGTCCTCGAAGATGTTGTAGAGCCGTTCTATCTGCTTGGCATTTCCTGCCGTGATGATGTTCTTATACCCCTTCTTGTGGTTCTCCTGCAGATTCTGATCCAGCAGGTCGAACCGCTTATTGAAGGCCGGTTGCGGGGATTGGTTCGCTTGGAAGATGGGTAGCCCTTCTTCGGGCACTTGAGAGAAACTCACCCTGCGGAACTGTTCCATACGTACTCTGCACTTCTCCCCATCCCAGTAGAGCTGCTCGGGAGAACTGTGATTCAAAGGCGACTTGAGCAGATCGAAGGCCTTGGTGGCGGTCTTGAACTCTTTGTCTACCGTCTGGACGATACCGGCCATATCGTGATACCACAGCGTGGCATCCTGCGGCAGGTGTTCCAAGAACGGTTCGTAGGTCTCCACAATGCGTTCAGAAGTGACATCGGGCATGATGGTCAATCGTTCCATCTTGCGTTCGGAGAGTTGGGTCACCGGGTCGAACTCTCGGATGCTCTCCACCTCATCTCCGAAGAGTTCGATACGATAAGGGCGCTCATTGACAAAACTGAATACGTCCACGATACCCCCACGGATAGAGAACTGCCCCGGCTCATAGACATAGTCCACCTTCTCGAAGTGCAGGTCGACCAAATGCTCATTGATGATGTCCAGATCGTGCTTCTGACCGATACGGATGGTCACGGCCTGGGCCTCGAATTCCTGACGTGAGACCACATGCTCTGCAAGGGCATTGCACGGAGTGACGATGACCATATGGTCCAAGTCGCCCAAGGCCTTCAGAACCTCTCCTCGAAGGGCGATGTTGGCATTTTCCGTGACCTCCACCTCATAGGGCACCTTGTATGAATAGGGATAGTAGAACACGGGGGCCTTGCCTTTGAGCAGGTTCTCCATGTCATTGAAGAAATAGGCGGCATGGTCGCGATCCTCACAGATGATCAGGTGCACTCCGGCACTGAGCATGCTGACCCCTGCAATGGAGAAACTCAGACCACTTCCCACAAAGCCTTTCAACTGCATGGCCTTCTCCTTCCGCAGGCGGCCTTCCAATTCTCCGATCAGCGGAGAATGTTCATATATGCTCAGTAGTTCTTCGGTGCGCATGGCCTAGACAGGCGTTCAGACAGTCTTGAGATCGTATTGCTCGATGAACTCATGGACCTTCTCCACCATGTGCTTGCTGCCTATGAAGAGAGGGGAGCGTTGATGGAGTTCTTCGGGGTCGATCTCCATGACGCGTTGTCTTCCATTGGTGGCCATACCTCCGGCCTGTTCCACGATGAATGCCAGTGGATTGTTCTCATAGAGCAATCGTAGTTTCCCATTGGGTCCCATGGCCGAAGCGGGATAGAAATATATGCCTCCCTTGATCAGGTTGCGATGGAAATCTGCCACCAGTGATCCGATGTAGCGGGCAGAATAGGGCCGGTCATCCTCCTCTTCTTGACAATACTTGATGTATTTCTTGACCCCTTCGGAGAAGTAGCGATAGTTCCCTTCGTTGACCGAATAGATGGTGCCGGTCTCAGGGATACGCATATCGGGATGGGATAGACAGAAGGTACCGATGGAAGGATCATAGGTGAAGCCATTGACCCCGTTCCCCGTAGTGAATACCAGCATGGTGCTGGATCCATACAGCACATATCCCGAGGCTACCTGTTGGTCTCCTTTCTGCAGGAAATCCTTCATCTCGGCCTTGCTACCGATAGGTGTCACCCTGCGGTAGATGGAGAAGATGGTACCTATC belongs to Flavobacteriales bacterium and includes:
- a CDS encoding DUF4974 domain-containing protein, yielding MNKRVDEALADWRAPFADKAHSWERIQMRIAAQDHPVVHTRSRRFRYAAVAIGLVLIASVLFLFQNGDSMYSTQMAEIQVLTLPDGSEVTLNAATELRFDEADFLEERTLELDGEAFFQVEKGSRFSVVTDQGTISVLGTSFNVCDRGDFLEVICSTGKVRVDDGRQSFVLTPGQSVDNLAGRLTQGTADTDAAPWIRGVFRFEDRPLGHVMEEMERQFGVTITTEDVGERFFTGEFESADLESALTVICRPLGLDYTISDNGQIRVTNR
- the fbp gene encoding class 1 fructose-bisphosphatase, with amino-acid sequence MRQVITLGQFIVQNQRDFPYAKGELSSLLSALRLAAKIVSREVNKAGLVDDIRGSSGVTNVQGETQMKLDDYANEEFINSMMAQQEICGMGSEENDDPIIFDTEECRQGKYVLLIDPLDGSSNINVNVSIGTIFSIYRRVTPIGSKAEMKDFLQKGDQQVASGYVLYGSSTMLVFTTGNGVNGFTYDPSIGTFCLSHPDMRIPETGTIYSVNEGNYRYFSEGVKKYIKYCQEEEDDRPYSARYIGSLVADFHRNLIKGGIYFYPASAMGPNGKLRLLYENNPLAFIVEQAGGMATNGRQRVMEIDPEELHQRSPLFIGSKHMVEKVHEFIEQYDLKTV
- a CDS encoding DUF4249 family protein — translated: MNLSIQHISPYLLCIALIFSACTKEESISEQFESKLVIDASLETGSPIQDIHAHTLIGNGPEQMIEGLEIFILSEGENILLSEDPESPGVYHGPAETIIAPETEYSLRVNYKETAISATTITPPSLESVQTSKDFLEVDIQGDLVFLSWDDLNEDISFNQFFYVIELVPEEDDPEAIMRFSGGGMTSTVVSYQAEATLSIDDFLYYGSHLIKVYAIDKQYEHLFAPQDDITVDGPTNIQGGYGYFLGVSAVQTSFEIR
- the mfd gene encoding transcription-repair coupling factor produces the protein MRTEELLSIYEHSPLIGELEGRLRKEKAMQLKGFVGSGLSFSIAGVSMLSAGVHLIICEDRDHAAYFFNDMENLLKGKAPVFYYPYSYKVPYEVEVTENANIALRGEVLKALGDLDHMVIVTPCNALAEHVVSRQEFEAQAVTIRIGQKHDLDIINEHLVDLHFEKVDYVYEPGQFSIRGGIVDVFSFVNERPYRIELFGDEVESIREFDPVTQLSERKMERLTIMPDVTSERIVETYEPFLEHLPQDATLWYHDMAGIVQTVDKEFKTATKAFDLLKSPLNHSSPEQLYWDGEKCRVRMEQFRRVSFSQVPEEGLPIFQANQSPQPAFNKRFDLLDQNLQENHKKGYKNIITAGNAKQIERLYNIFEDIDAAVEMQPIVLGLKEGFIDHDHKLVAYTDHQIFERYNRFRLKEGFKRTKEALTLRELMELQPGDFITHIDHGVGKFSGLEKIDVQGKTQEAIRILYRDNDILYVSIHSLHRIAKYTGKEGTQPKLNKLGSSAWATKKAKAKNRVKKLAFDLIKLYAERKAKKGFAFSPDTYLQTELEASFIYEDTPDQEAATKSVKEDMEREMPMDRLVCGDVGFGKTEIAIRAAFKAVADNKQVAVLVPTTVLSFQHYQSFSARLREFPAKVAYLNRFKTTKEQTHVLKALESGEVDIIIGTHKLLSKNVKFHDLGLIIVDEEQKFGVGAKDKLKTLRAEVDTLTLTATPIPRTLQFSLMGARDLSIINTPPPNRYPVETRLISFSETLIRNAISTEIQRGGQVFFVHNRIDNIKEVAGMITRVCPDARVRIGHGQMDGKSLEKVMLDFIDGEFDVLVSTTIIESGIDIPNANTMIINHAQNFGLSDLHQLRGRVGRSNKRAYCYLITPPMHMVSTDARKRLQAVEQFSELGSGMNIAMRDLDIRGAGDLLGAEQSGFISDIGFETYQKILNEAIEELKEKEFKDLFEEELAAKKEYVADVQIETDLEILLPDDYVQGTSERLRLYRELENLPNEEALEKFSARLIDRFGQPPAPTRELLDSLRLKWLARNLGFEKIILRGEKMIGHFIKDQEHLYYQSQQFTAILRAIQRGMPGVKMYEKNDTLRLSIKEVESIYDCLARLREFQGEEVLS